From Scomber scombrus chromosome 13, fScoSco1.1, whole genome shotgun sequence, a single genomic window includes:
- the hoxd3a gene encoding homeobox protein Hox-D3a isoform X1: MQKATYYDNSGLFGGYTYPKPDSYNYGPAHQSYPASNIENDYQGSVCPIQTSAVRPPTLKDSDLNGDCMRQSSSQSNSSSSSSSSSSSQGTSIVEPQAPPLSASSPSPNSSATQKKKSPSSSGSNTATPVLSKHIFPWMKESRQNSKQKGNNCTTAGNNHDGMLLFIVITGEVSDEKSPPGPASKRVRTAYTSAQLVELEKEFHFNRYLCRPRRVEMANLLNLTERQIKIWFQNRRMKYKKDQKSKGIAHSPLGHSPDRSPPLSGPNHIGYSGQLQNVNSLSYDAPSPPSFAKPQQSMYGLAAYTAPLGGCIPQQKRYPGSEYEQHGMQSNGGFASANLQGSPVYVGGNFVDSMPASGPMFNLGHLPHPSSTSVDYSCAAQIPGNHHHGPCDPHPTYTDLTSHQASQGRIQEAPKLTHL; encoded by the exons ATGCAGAAAGCAACATACTACGACAACTCTGGACTTTTTGGAGGCTACACCTACCCCAAACCAGACTCTTACAACTATGGCCCCGCTCATCAGTCCTACCCTGCTTCTAACATCGAGAATGACTACCAGGGCTCAGTGTGTCCCATCCAGACATCTGCTGTCCGGCCACCAACTCTCAAAGACAGTGACCTGAACGGAGACTGCATGCGCCAAAGCAGCAGTcaaagcaacagcagcagcagcagcagcagtagcagcagcagccagggGACGAGTATTGTGGAGCCGCAGGCACCTCCACTGTCCGCATCCTCTCCCAGCCCTAACAGCTCTGCAACCCAGAAGAAGAAATCCCCATCCAGCAGCGGTTCCAACACTGCCACACCAGTCCTCTCAAAGCATATCTTCCCCTGGATGAAAGAGAGCCGGCAGAACTCAAAGCAGAAGGGCAACAACTGCACCACTGCAGGTAATAATCATGatgga ATGTTGTTGTTCATTGTCATTACAGGTGAGGTGAGTGATGAGAAGAGCCCTCCTGGACCAGCGTCCAAACGGGTCAGAACTGCTTACACCAGCGCACAACTTGTAGAGCTGGAGAAGGAGTTTCACTTTAACCGCTATCTCTGTCGCCCTCGGAGAGTGGAAATGGCAAATCTGTTAAATCTCACCGAGCGTCAAATAAAGATCTGGTTTCAAAACAGGAGGATGAAATACAAAAAGGACCAGAAGTCTAAAGGGATCGCACACTCTCCCCTGGGGCACTCCCCGGATAGGAGCCCGCCGCTGAGTGGCCCAAATCACATTGGATACTCTGGCCAGCTCCAAAACGTGAACAGCCTCAGCTATGACGCACCATCACCCCCGTCATTCGCCAAACCCCAGCAAAGCATGTACGGTTTGGCCGCCTACACGGCACCCTTGGGTGGCTGCATCCCGCAACAGAAGAGGTACCCGGGCTCTGAGTACGAACAACACGGCATGCAGAGCAACGGCGGCTTTGCCAGCGCCAATTTGCAGGGTAGCCCGGTTTATGTGGGTGGGAATTTTGTTGATTCCATGCCAGCCTCGGGCCCCATGTTCAACCTCGGCCATCTTCCCCACCCCTCATCCACCAGTGTGGACTACAGCTGTGCCGCTCAGATCCCAGGAAACCACCATCATGGACCCTGTGATCCCCATCCCACATACACAGACCTCACCTCTCACCAAGCGTCTCAGGGAAGGATTCAGGAAGCGCCTAAACTCACGCATTTGTAA
- the hoxd3a gene encoding homeobox protein Hox-D3a isoform X2, with protein MQKATYYDNSGLFGGYTYPKPDSYNYGPAHQSYPASNIENDYQGSVCPIQTSAVRPPTLKDSDLNGDCMRQSSSQSNSSSSSSSSSSSQGTSIVEPQAPPLSASSPSPNSSATQKKKSPSSSGSNTATPVLSKHIFPWMKESRQNSKQKGNNCTTAGEVSDEKSPPGPASKRVRTAYTSAQLVELEKEFHFNRYLCRPRRVEMANLLNLTERQIKIWFQNRRMKYKKDQKSKGIAHSPLGHSPDRSPPLSGPNHIGYSGQLQNVNSLSYDAPSPPSFAKPQQSMYGLAAYTAPLGGCIPQQKRYPGSEYEQHGMQSNGGFASANLQGSPVYVGGNFVDSMPASGPMFNLGHLPHPSSTSVDYSCAAQIPGNHHHGPCDPHPTYTDLTSHQASQGRIQEAPKLTHL; from the exons ATGCAGAAAGCAACATACTACGACAACTCTGGACTTTTTGGAGGCTACACCTACCCCAAACCAGACTCTTACAACTATGGCCCCGCTCATCAGTCCTACCCTGCTTCTAACATCGAGAATGACTACCAGGGCTCAGTGTGTCCCATCCAGACATCTGCTGTCCGGCCACCAACTCTCAAAGACAGTGACCTGAACGGAGACTGCATGCGCCAAAGCAGCAGTcaaagcaacagcagcagcagcagcagcagtagcagcagcagccagggGACGAGTATTGTGGAGCCGCAGGCACCTCCACTGTCCGCATCCTCTCCCAGCCCTAACAGCTCTGCAACCCAGAAGAAGAAATCCCCATCCAGCAGCGGTTCCAACACTGCCACACCAGTCCTCTCAAAGCATATCTTCCCCTGGATGAAAGAGAGCCGGCAGAACTCAAAGCAGAAGGGCAACAACTGCACCACTGCAG GTGAGGTGAGTGATGAGAAGAGCCCTCCTGGACCAGCGTCCAAACGGGTCAGAACTGCTTACACCAGCGCACAACTTGTAGAGCTGGAGAAGGAGTTTCACTTTAACCGCTATCTCTGTCGCCCTCGGAGAGTGGAAATGGCAAATCTGTTAAATCTCACCGAGCGTCAAATAAAGATCTGGTTTCAAAACAGGAGGATGAAATACAAAAAGGACCAGAAGTCTAAAGGGATCGCACACTCTCCCCTGGGGCACTCCCCGGATAGGAGCCCGCCGCTGAGTGGCCCAAATCACATTGGATACTCTGGCCAGCTCCAAAACGTGAACAGCCTCAGCTATGACGCACCATCACCCCCGTCATTCGCCAAACCCCAGCAAAGCATGTACGGTTTGGCCGCCTACACGGCACCCTTGGGTGGCTGCATCCCGCAACAGAAGAGGTACCCGGGCTCTGAGTACGAACAACACGGCATGCAGAGCAACGGCGGCTTTGCCAGCGCCAATTTGCAGGGTAGCCCGGTTTATGTGGGTGGGAATTTTGTTGATTCCATGCCAGCCTCGGGCCCCATGTTCAACCTCGGCCATCTTCCCCACCCCTCATCCACCAGTGTGGACTACAGCTGTGCCGCTCAGATCCCAGGAAACCACCATCATGGACCCTGTGATCCCCATCCCACATACACAGACCTCACCTCTCACCAAGCGTCTCAGGGAAGGATTCAGGAAGCGCCTAAACTCACGCATTTGTAA